In Providencia rettgeri, the following proteins share a genomic window:
- a CDS encoding peptidase domain-containing ABC transporter: MDSLKSKSTLYFISVIAKLSGGINPKELEKTLNEPISYNEKLNLIKSKYSIRCRNKYQRNKNLTKIVCPAILYNTKGEAFLLANRNQEQVLVQQFGHTPPEIWSIEELNQQWSGHWLQVSLKQGQFDITWFQVEFMKYKSIILWVLFFSFILQILALVSPIVMQVIMDKVLVHNSLVTLDVLIFGLIIAALIEVTLKGLREYIYHHTVNRIDMTLGLKLVDHLLRLPIPFFKSRQIGAIVTRVKELETIREFLTSSFFTLCVDVLFLFVFIFVMNLISTTLTIIFLCSIPFYLLLAWWLTPKIESAAQQQFTNIAINTSFLTESINGIETAKSLSVEPNFTRRWDGQTADMSQTNFVSGQISSRSEHLVMAIEKITSAIVLWVGASEVLALQMTIGQLIAFHMMVNHANQPLIKLTKLWGDYIRTRVAIEKLSQIINLPIEQSQQENKLPLQGHLNLKNISFRYQPNMPFVLKNFNLNIKAGETIGIVGTSGSGKSTLAKLLLRLYTPESGTIFVDHTPISAINLHSLRQQIGIVLQENFLFSQSVFHNIAQTSPDASMDEVIHAAKMAGAHDFILKLPKGYDTVLAEGGTSLSGGQRQRIAIARTLLSNPRVIIFDEATSALDDESQAVIQENMHIIAKGRTIITIAHRLSTIRHHQRIIVMKNGEIIEQGSHQQLIEQGNFYKHLWTLQQSLKSDMDVK; the protein is encoded by the coding sequence ATGGATAGTCTCAAATCAAAATCGACATTATACTTTATTAGTGTTATTGCTAAGTTATCAGGGGGGATAAACCCTAAAGAACTGGAAAAAACACTCAATGAACCTATTAGTTACAATGAAAAACTTAACCTTATTAAATCGAAATACTCCATTCGCTGTAGGAATAAATATCAGAGAAATAAAAATCTAACTAAAATAGTTTGCCCTGCTATTTTATATAATACCAAAGGAGAGGCTTTCCTATTAGCTAACCGCAACCAAGAACAAGTGCTCGTCCAGCAATTTGGCCATACACCGCCAGAGATATGGAGTATTGAAGAACTGAATCAGCAATGGAGTGGTCATTGGCTACAGGTCAGCCTTAAACAGGGGCAATTTGACATCACTTGGTTCCAAGTTGAATTTATGAAATACAAATCCATTATTTTGTGGGTTTTATTCTTTTCATTTATATTGCAAATACTTGCATTAGTTTCCCCTATTGTTATGCAAGTTATTATGGATAAAGTGCTCGTTCATAATAGCTTAGTCACCTTGGATGTTTTAATTTTTGGGTTAATTATTGCAGCACTAATAGAAGTGACATTGAAAGGGTTACGTGAGTATATTTATCACCATACCGTTAACCGCATTGACATGACACTCGGCTTAAAGCTGGTTGATCATTTACTTAGGCTGCCTATCCCCTTTTTTAAAAGTAGGCAAATAGGCGCAATTGTCACCCGAGTGAAAGAGCTCGAAACTATTCGTGAATTTTTAACCAGCAGCTTTTTTACTCTATGTGTCGATGTGCTATTTTTATTTGTATTTATTTTTGTGATGAATTTAATCTCTACAACACTCACAATAATATTTCTGTGTTCTATTCCATTTTATCTTTTATTAGCTTGGTGGTTAACACCTAAAATTGAATCCGCAGCACAACAACAGTTTACCAATATCGCCATCAATACCTCTTTTTTGACCGAAAGCATTAATGGAATCGAAACTGCGAAAAGCTTATCCGTAGAACCAAATTTTACTCGTCGCTGGGACGGCCAAACCGCTGATATGAGCCAAACTAACTTTGTATCAGGGCAAATAAGCTCACGTTCTGAACATCTGGTTATGGCTATTGAAAAAATCACCAGTGCCATTGTATTGTGGGTTGGTGCCTCTGAAGTTTTAGCATTGCAGATGACAATTGGCCAGCTTATTGCTTTTCACATGATGGTTAATCATGCTAACCAGCCTCTCATCAAACTCACTAAACTGTGGGGGGATTACATTCGAACCCGTGTCGCTATCGAAAAACTTTCCCAAATTATCAACTTACCTATTGAACAGTCTCAGCAAGAAAATAAATTGCCTCTTCAAGGGCACTTAAATTTAAAGAATATCTCGTTCCGCTACCAACCTAACATGCCATTTGTTCTAAAAAACTTTAATTTAAATATTAAAGCGGGTGAAACTATTGGTATTGTTGGTACTTCCGGGTCAGGTAAAAGTACCCTTGCTAAATTGTTACTGCGGCTCTATACCCCAGAGAGTGGCACCATTTTCGTGGATCACACGCCCATATCCGCGATTAACTTACACTCCCTTCGTCAACAAATTGGCATTGTGCTGCAAGAGAATTTTTTATTCAGCCAATCCGTTTTTCACAATATTGCTCAAACCTCACCGGATGCTTCCATGGACGAAGTCATTCATGCGGCCAAAATGGCGGGAGCACATGATTTTATTTTGAAATTGCCAAAAGGTTACGACACCGTTCTTGCCGAGGGAGGAACATCCCTTTCTGGCGGTCAACGCCAACGTATTGCAATTGCTCGGACACTACTCTCAAACCCGAGAGTAATTATATTTGATGAGGCGACTAGCGCATTAGATGACGAGTCCCAAGCCGTTATTCAAGAAAATATGCATATCATTGCAAAAGGAAGAACCATCATCACTATCGCTCATCGCTTATCAACTATTCGCCATCACCAGCGGATCATTGTGATGAAAAATGGGGAAATCATTGAGCAAGGTAGCCACCAGCAACTTATTGAACAAGGTAATTTTTATAAACACTTGTGGACTCTACAGCAGTCTCTGAAATCAGACATGGACGTAAAATGA
- the ybfF gene encoding esterase, whose product MTVLLNHTIHKPENPISNSPIVLIHGLFGDLNNLGVLGRNLQQYFDTIQIDVRNHGDSFRDEQMSYQQMAQDVITLVKSLGYKNAILIGHSMGGKIAMAATAIAPNFIDSIVAIDMAPVAYQVRRHDKIFAALDAVTAKNAKTRQEATVIMRDYINEDGVIQFLLKSFKQGEWKFNLPALKTNYESIIGWETVPAWDKSVLLIPGGNSPYVQAEYKDQIAQQFPQAKAWVVADTGHWVHAEKPDHVLRAIHRFLSIPE is encoded by the coding sequence ATGACTGTATTACTTAACCATACTATTCATAAACCTGAAAATCCAATCTCAAATAGCCCTATAGTACTCATCCATGGGTTATTTGGTGACCTTAATAACTTAGGTGTTTTAGGACGTAATTTACAACAATATTTCGATACGATCCAAATTGATGTTCGTAATCATGGCGACTCATTTCGTGATGAGCAAATGAGCTACCAGCAAATGGCTCAAGATGTTATTACGTTAGTAAAATCTTTAGGTTACAAAAATGCTATTTTAATTGGCCACTCAATGGGGGGGAAAATTGCCATGGCAGCAACCGCAATCGCCCCTAATTTTATTGATAGTATCGTGGCGATTGATATGGCGCCCGTTGCTTACCAAGTCCGTCGTCATGATAAAATATTTGCGGCTCTTGATGCAGTCACAGCAAAAAATGCAAAAACTCGCCAAGAAGCTACCGTGATTATGCGTGATTACATTAACGAAGATGGCGTAATCCAATTTCTGCTTAAATCTTTTAAACAAGGTGAGTGGAAATTTAATTTACCTGCTCTCAAAACTAATTATGAAAGCATTATTGGTTGGGAAACAGTACCTGCCTGGGACAAATCCGTATTGTTAATCCCCGGTGGAAACTCCCCCTATGTACAAGCTGAATATAAAGACCAAATCGCACAACAGTTTCCGCAAGCCAAAGCATGGGTTGTCGCTGATACAGGCCACTGGGTTCATGCAGAAAAGCCAGACCATGTTTTAAGAGCTATCCATCGGTTTTTATCTATCCCCGAATAA
- the seqA gene encoding replication initiation negative regulator SeqA, with translation MKTIEVDEELYRYIASHTQHIGESASDILRRMLNFKSGQPVQAKEMGQEHAVIKAEPAMSIPAVALNPVRVMRELLLSDAYAEKSKAIDRFMLILSTLYSLDANRFASATELMHGRTRIYFAGDEQTLLAAGKQSKPRHIPGTPYWVITNTNTNRKRSMVDAIMQEMQFPANVIEKVCNTI, from the coding sequence ATGAAAACGATAGAAGTTGATGAAGAGCTTTACCGCTATATTGCGAGCCATACACAGCATATCGGTGAAAGTGCATCGGATATTTTGCGCCGTATGTTAAATTTCAAATCCGGGCAGCCAGTACAAGCAAAAGAAATGGGCCAGGAACATGCTGTTATTAAAGCTGAACCTGCGATGAGTATACCTGCTGTTGCATTAAATCCTGTTAGAGTCATGAGAGAGCTTCTGCTATCTGATGCTTACGCAGAAAAAAGTAAAGCGATTGACCGCTTTATGTTGATTTTATCTACTTTATATAGTTTAGATGCAAATCGTTTTGCGAGTGCGACAGAGCTAATGCATGGCCGAACTCGTATTTATTTTGCTGGTGATGAACAAACATTACTTGCAGCTGGTAAACAGTCTAAACCGCGTCATATCCCAGGAACACCCTATTGGGTGATCACGAACACGAATACGAATCGTAAGCGTAGTATGGTGGATGCGATCATGCAGGAAATGCAATTTCCAGCCAATGTGATTGAAAAAGTTTGTAATACTATTTAA
- the pgm gene encoding phosphoglucomutase (alpha-D-glucose-1,6-bisphosphate-dependent), translating to MTIHERAGQLPFQSDLINVAQLTAQYYTQQPQPGNASQAVKFGTSGHRGSSLRKNFNENHILAIAQAIADLRKKQGVTGPCFVGKDTHALSEAAFITVVEVLAANQVHVIVQENNGFTPTPAVSHAILSYNQSHQDVADGIVITPSHNPPEDGGIKYNPANGGPADTDLTSVIEKNANQLLANHLEGVNRTNFDSAMASEYVIQQDLVMPYVSALGEVVDMQAIAKSGLKIGVDPLGGSGIEYWKKIAEYYQLDIEIVNDQLDQTFRFMPLDHDGVIRMDCSSSWAMAGLLGMKEKFDLAFANDPDYDRHGIVTPAGLMNPNHYLAVAIDYLFQHRPQWGKDVAVGKTLVSSAMIDRVVNDIGRELVEVPVGFKWFVDGLFSGQLGFGGEESAGASFLKFDGTPWSTDKDGIILCLLAAEITAVTGENPQQRYNNLAKKFGAPIYNRIQAKASHEEKAKLSKLSPEMVAADTLAGDKITQRLTAAPGNNAPIGGLKIMTDYGWFAARPSGTEEAYKIYCESFRGEAHLRQIEKEAIEIVSKVIR from the coding sequence GTGACAATACATGAACGTGCAGGGCAGCTTCCGTTTCAAAGTGACTTGATCAATGTCGCTCAATTAACCGCTCAATATTATACACAGCAACCGCAACCTGGAAATGCATCTCAAGCTGTTAAGTTTGGCACATCAGGGCATCGTGGTAGTTCATTGCGTAAAAACTTTAATGAAAACCATATATTAGCTATTGCACAAGCGATTGCTGATTTACGTAAAAAGCAAGGCGTAACAGGCCCTTGTTTTGTGGGGAAAGACACCCATGCGTTATCAGAAGCGGCATTTATCACGGTGGTTGAAGTCTTAGCGGCAAATCAAGTTCATGTTATTGTTCAGGAAAATAATGGATTTACCCCAACGCCTGCCGTTTCTCATGCTATTTTGAGTTATAACCAATCACATCAGGATGTTGCGGATGGTATTGTTATTACCCCATCACATAACCCACCTGAAGATGGCGGTATTAAATATAATCCTGCGAATGGTGGGCCAGCAGATACCGATTTAACGTCTGTCATTGAGAAAAATGCTAACCAATTACTAGCCAATCACCTTGAAGGGGTTAATAGAACCAACTTTGATAGCGCGATGGCGAGTGAATACGTCATTCAGCAAGATTTGGTTATGCCTTATGTCTCTGCATTAGGCGAAGTTGTTGATATGCAAGCAATTGCTAAATCTGGTTTAAAAATTGGCGTAGACCCATTGGGCGGCTCTGGTATTGAATATTGGAAAAAAATTGCTGAATATTATCAATTAGATATTGAAATCGTAAACGACCAACTAGACCAAACATTCCGTTTTATGCCTTTAGACCATGATGGTGTCATCCGTATGGACTGCTCATCAAGTTGGGCAATGGCAGGTTTGCTTGGGATGAAAGAAAAATTTGATTTAGCTTTCGCTAATGACCCTGACTATGACCGTCATGGTATTGTTACACCAGCTGGTTTAATGAATCCCAACCACTATCTCGCAGTGGCAATCGACTACCTATTCCAACATCGTCCTCAGTGGGGGAAAGACGTTGCTGTAGGGAAAACACTAGTCTCAAGTGCAATGATTGACCGTGTTGTAAACGATATAGGGCGTGAACTCGTTGAAGTGCCTGTTGGGTTTAAATGGTTTGTTGATGGGTTATTCAGCGGCCAGCTAGGTTTTGGCGGTGAGGAAAGTGCTGGGGCATCGTTCTTAAAGTTCGATGGCACCCCTTGGTCAACAGACAAAGACGGTATCATCCTTTGCTTACTTGCAGCGGAAATTACAGCTGTTACCGGTGAGAATCCACAACAACGTTACAATAATTTAGCGAAAAAATTTGGGGCTCCGATTTATAATCGTATTCAAGCGAAAGCCAGCCATGAAGAAAAAGCGAAATTAAGTAAATTATCGCCGGAAATGGTTGCAGCAGACACATTGGCGGGAGATAAAATTACACAGCGTTTAACCGCTGCCCCCGGTAATAATGCGCCAATTGGTGGTTTAAAAATCATGACTGATTATGGCTGGTTCGCAGCAAGACCATCAGGCACGGAAGAAGCGTATAAAATTTATTGTGAAAGCTTCCGTGGAGAAGCGCATTTACGCCAAATAGAAAAAGAAGCGATTGAGATCGTTAGTAAAGTTATTCGCTAA
- the serC gene encoding 3-phosphoserine/phosphohydroxythreonine transaminase — MSQVYNFSAGPAMLPVEVMRRAEQEFCNWKGLGVSVMEVSHRGKDFIEVATEAEQNLRDLLNIPDNYKVLFCHGGARAHFATLPMNLLGDKTTADYIVSGYWSESAAKEAEKYCTPNVIQITEEKDGVVSLKPMKDWPLSDDAAYVHYCPNETIGGLAIHEEPDFPEDKIIVADYSSSILSKPIDVSRYGVIYAGAQKNIGPAGLTIVIIREDLLGKASPQTPSVFDYTVLAKHDSMFNTPPTFAWYLAGMVFKWLKEQGGLQEMAKRNYEKSQLLYNAIDDSQFYINRVAVENRSWMNIPFQMQNPALDAKFIEEAKEQGLLSLKGHKVAGGMRASIYNAMPLAGVQALVDFMANFERHNA, encoded by the coding sequence ATGAGTCAGGTTTATAATTTCAGTGCAGGCCCAGCTATGCTACCTGTTGAAGTCATGCGTCGTGCTGAACAAGAATTTTGTAACTGGAAAGGTTTAGGTGTTTCTGTGATGGAAGTTAGCCATCGCGGAAAAGACTTTATCGAAGTGGCAACGGAAGCAGAGCAAAATCTACGTGATTTATTAAATATCCCTGATAACTATAAAGTTTTATTTTGTCACGGTGGGGCTCGAGCCCATTTTGCAACGTTACCCATGAATTTATTAGGTGATAAAACGACCGCAGACTATATCGTAAGCGGCTATTGGTCAGAGTCTGCAGCAAAAGAAGCTGAAAAATACTGCACACCTAATGTGATTCAAATTACCGAAGAAAAAGACGGTGTTGTAAGTTTAAAACCTATGAAAGATTGGCCATTAAGTGATGATGCCGCTTATGTCCATTATTGTCCAAATGAAACCATTGGCGGCTTAGCCATTCATGAGGAACCTGACTTCCCTGAAGATAAAATTATTGTTGCTGACTACTCCTCTTCTATCTTATCTAAACCGATTGATGTCAGTCGCTATGGTGTGATTTATGCAGGGGCCCAAAAAAATATTGGGCCAGCTGGGCTTACCATCGTTATTATCCGAGAAGACCTACTCGGTAAAGCTTCACCTCAGACCCCATCGGTATTTGATTACACGGTATTAGCAAAACACGATTCAATGTTTAATACTCCACCGACTTTCGCTTGGTATCTTGCAGGGATGGTCTTCAAATGGTTAAAAGAGCAAGGCGGTTTGCAAGAAATGGCTAAGCGTAATTATGAGAAATCACAATTACTTTACAATGCAATTGATGATAGCCAGTTCTATATTAACCGTGTTGCAGTTGAAAATCGGTCTTGGATGAATATACCGTTTCAAATGCAAAATCCGGCTCTTGATGCAAAATTTATCGAAGAAGCCAAAGAGCAAGGCTTACTTTCGCTAAAAGGCCATAAAGTGGCTGGTGGTATGCGTGCATCAATCTACAATGCGATGCCATTAGCAGGTGTACAGGCTTTGGTTGACTTTATGGCAAACTTTGAACGCCATAATGCTTAA
- the aroA gene encoding 3-phosphoshikimate 1-carboxyvinyltransferase, whose translation MQSLTLQPISSINGTINLPGSKSVSNRALLLAAMAKGTTTLTNLLDSDDIRHMLNALSQLGVKYQLSEDKTRCRVEGIGGNLSHPNDLEIFLGNAGTAMRPLAAALSLSHNNIILTGEPRMKERPIGHLVDALREGGAEIEYLEQENYPPLRLKGGFIGGQISVDGSVSSQFLTALLMAAPRAEQDTTITIIGELVSKPYIDITLALMKTFGVNVENHQYEHFVIKGQQQYQSPGEYLVEGDASSASYFLAAAAIKGGVVRVTGIGRNSLQGDTKFANVLEKMGATIRWGDDFVECERGTLTGIDMDMNAIPDAAMTIGTVALFAEGETVIRNIYNWRVKETDRLYAMATELRKVGAEVEEGYDYIRVVPPEKLQHAEIETYNDHRIAMCFSLVALSDTPVTILDPGCTAKTFPDYFEQLARLSH comes from the coding sequence ATGCAATCCCTGACATTACAACCTATCTCTTCAATTAACGGCACGATTAATTTGCCAGGGTCTAAAAGTGTTTCAAACCGCGCACTGTTATTAGCCGCGATGGCTAAAGGAACGACCACACTCACTAACTTATTAGACAGTGATGATATTCGCCATATGCTGAATGCATTAAGCCAGTTAGGTGTGAAATATCAACTATCTGAGGACAAAACACGTTGTCGTGTGGAAGGGATAGGCGGAAACTTATCTCATCCAAATGATCTAGAGATATTTTTAGGCAATGCCGGAACGGCAATGCGCCCACTGGCTGCTGCATTATCACTAAGTCACAATAATATTATTTTGACGGGTGAGCCTCGCATGAAAGAGCGCCCAATTGGGCATTTGGTCGATGCATTAAGGGAAGGTGGCGCAGAAATTGAATATTTAGAGCAGGAAAACTACCCGCCACTACGCTTAAAAGGTGGTTTCATCGGTGGTCAAATTTCAGTTGATGGGTCTGTTTCCAGCCAATTTTTAACTGCGTTATTAATGGCAGCGCCCCGTGCAGAACAAGACACAACAATTACAATTATTGGCGAGTTAGTTTCCAAACCTTATATTGATATCACGTTAGCATTAATGAAAACATTTGGTGTTAATGTCGAAAATCATCAATATGAACATTTCGTTATCAAAGGTCAGCAGCAATATCAGTCACCAGGTGAATATTTAGTTGAGGGTGATGCCTCATCCGCATCTTATTTCCTCGCAGCGGCTGCCATTAAGGGAGGCGTAGTGCGTGTAACAGGAATTGGGCGTAATAGTTTGCAAGGTGATACGAAATTTGCCAACGTTTTAGAAAAAATGGGAGCAACTATTCGTTGGGGTGACGACTTCGTTGAATGTGAACGCGGCACATTGACGGGCATTGACATGGATATGAATGCGATCCCTGATGCGGCAATGACCATTGGAACGGTTGCTCTGTTTGCTGAAGGCGAAACGGTTATTCGTAATATTTATAACTGGCGAGTCAAAGAAACCGACCGGTTATATGCGATGGCGACAGAGCTACGAAAAGTTGGCGCTGAAGTGGAAGAAGGATATGATTATATTCGTGTCGTTCCACCGGAAAAATTACAACATGCTGAAATTGAAACGTATAATGACCATCGTATCGCGATGTGCTTTTCGTTAGTTGCATTATCGGATACACCAGTAACAATTTTGGATCCCGGCTGTACTGCAAAGACTTTCCCAGATTACTTTGAACAATTGGCGCGATTGAGTCACTAA
- the cmk gene encoding (d)CMP kinase: MVAIAPVITVDGPSGAGKGTLCQALANEFGWQLLDSGAIYRVLALAALHHHVDIQSEDALVPLAANLDVKFVPENNVLKVILEGEDVSNQIRTETVGNTASQTATFPRVREALLRRQRAFRTLPGLIADGRDMGTVVFPDAPVKIFLDASAEERAHRRMKQLQEKGFDVNFERLLSEIEERDFRDRNRSVAPLIAAKDALVLDSTSMSIEEVIEKAHTYAKKILQLS; this comes from the coding sequence ATGGTGGCGATAGCCCCTGTAATCACCGTTGATGGACCAAGCGGAGCAGGTAAAGGTACACTTTGCCAAGCATTAGCAAACGAATTTGGATGGCAGCTTTTAGACTCTGGTGCAATTTATCGTGTATTAGCGTTAGCGGCGTTGCATCACCATGTTGATATCCAATCCGAAGATGCGTTAGTTCCTTTGGCTGCAAATTTAGATGTGAAATTTGTTCCTGAAAATAATGTCCTGAAAGTGATTCTGGAAGGGGAAGATGTTTCGAATCAAATTAGAACCGAAACAGTAGGGAATACAGCATCCCAAACAGCAACTTTTCCTCGCGTACGTGAAGCGTTACTTCGACGCCAACGTGCATTTAGAACCTTACCCGGGCTTATTGCTGATGGCCGTGATATGGGAACGGTAGTTTTCCCAGATGCCCCAGTCAAAATTTTTCTTGATGCCTCCGCAGAGGAACGTGCTCATCGGCGGATGAAGCAGTTGCAAGAAAAAGGTTTTGATGTTAATTTTGAACGTCTTTTAAGCGAAATTGAAGAGCGTGATTTTCGTGATCGTAATCGCTCTGTAGCGCCTCTCATTGCCGCGAAAGACGCATTAGTGCTGGATTCCACAAGTATGTCTATTGAGGAAGTTATTGAAAAAGCACACACCTATGCAAAAAAAATTCTACAATTATCGTGA
- the rpsA gene encoding 30S ribosomal protein S1, with protein sequence MTESFAQLFEESLQNIETRPGSIVRGTVVAIDKDVVLVDAGLKSESAIPVEQFKNAQGELEIQVGDEIDVALDAVEDGFGETILSREKAKRHEAWLMLEKAYEEAETVTGVINGKVKGGFTVELNGIRAFLPGSLVDVRPVRDTTHLEGKELEFKVIKLDQKRNNVVVSRRAVIESESSAERDQLLENLQEGMEVKGIVKNLTDYGAFVDLGGVDGLLHITDMAWKRVKHPSEIVNVGDEINVKVLKFDRERTRVSLGLKQLGEDPWVAIAKRYPEGTKLTGRVTNLTDYGCFVEIEEGVEGLVHVSEMDWTNKNIHPSKVVNVGDVVEVMVLDIDEERRRISLGLKQCKSNPWQQFAETHNKGDRVEGKIKSITDFGIFIGLDGGIDGLVHLSDISWNVAGEEAVREYKKGDEIAAVVLQVDAERERISLGVKQLAEDPFNNYLAATKKGAIVTGKVIAVDAKGATVELTLGVEGYLRASEASRDRVEDATLVLNVGDDVEAKYTGVDRKNRVINLSVRAKDEADEKDAVAAVNKQEDTAFGNNAMAEAFKAAKGE encoded by the coding sequence ATGACTGAATCTTTTGCTCAACTCTTTGAAGAATCCCTGCAGAATATTGAAACTCGTCCTGGTTCTATCGTCCGTGGTACTGTTGTTGCCATCGATAAAGACGTAGTCCTTGTTGACGCAGGTCTTAAATCAGAATCTGCTATCCCAGTAGAACAGTTCAAAAATGCTCAGGGTGAGCTAGAAATCCAAGTTGGCGACGAAATCGATGTAGCTCTGGATGCAGTAGAAGATGGTTTCGGTGAAACTATCCTGTCTCGTGAGAAAGCTAAACGTCATGAAGCATGGCTGATGCTGGAAAAAGCTTACGAAGAAGCTGAAACTGTAACTGGTGTTATCAACGGTAAAGTTAAAGGTGGTTTCACTGTTGAACTGAACGGTATTCGTGCGTTCTTACCAGGTTCACTGGTTGATGTACGTCCAGTTCGTGATACTACTCACTTGGAAGGCAAAGAGCTTGAGTTCAAAGTAATCAAGCTGGATCAGAAACGCAACAACGTTGTTGTTTCTCGTCGTGCTGTAATTGAATCTGAAAGCAGCGCTGAGCGCGATCAACTGCTGGAAAATCTGCAAGAAGGCATGGAAGTTAAAGGTATCGTTAAGAACCTTACTGACTACGGTGCATTCGTTGATCTGGGCGGTGTTGACGGCCTGCTGCATATCACTGACATGGCTTGGAAACGTGTTAAACACCCAAGCGAAATCGTCAACGTTGGTGATGAAATCAATGTTAAAGTTCTGAAATTCGACCGTGAGCGCACTCGTGTTTCTCTGGGTCTGAAACAACTGGGCGAAGATCCTTGGGTCGCAATCGCTAAACGTTACCCAGAAGGTACTAAACTGACTGGTCGCGTTACTAACCTGACTGACTACGGCTGCTTCGTAGAAATCGAAGAAGGCGTTGAAGGTCTGGTTCACGTTTCAGAAATGGATTGGACTAACAAAAACATCCACCCATCTAAAGTTGTTAACGTTGGTGATGTTGTTGAAGTTATGGTTCTGGATATCGATGAAGAACGTCGTCGTATCTCACTGGGCCTGAAACAGTGCAAATCTAACCCATGGCAGCAATTTGCAGAAACTCACAACAAAGGCGACCGCGTTGAAGGTAAAATCAAGTCTATCACTGACTTCGGTATCTTCATCGGTCTGGACGGCGGCATCGATGGCCTGGTTCACCTGTCTGACATCTCCTGGAACGTTGCAGGCGAAGAAGCAGTTCGTGAATACAAAAAAGGTGATGAAATCGCAGCTGTTGTTCTGCAAGTCGACGCAGAGCGTGAGCGTATTTCTTTAGGTGTTAAACAGTTAGCTGAAGATCCATTCAATAACTACTTAGCAGCAACTAAGAAAGGCGCAATCGTAACTGGTAAAGTAATCGCAGTTGATGCTAAAGGTGCAACTGTTGAGCTGACACTGGGCGTTGAAGGTTACCTGCGTGCATCAGAAGCTTCACGTGACCGTGTTGAAGATGCAACACTGGTTCTGAACGTTGGTGATGATGTTGAAGCTAAATACACTGGTGTTGATCGTAAGAACCGTGTAATTAACCTGTCTGTTCGCGCTAAAGACGAAGCTGATGAGAAAGACGCTGTTGCAGCTGTGAACAAACAAGAAGATACAGCATTCGGCAACAATGCTATGGCTGAAGCTTTCAAAGCAGCTAAAGGCGAATAA
- the ihfB gene encoding integration host factor subunit beta, which yields MTKSELIERLASQQSHLSAKTVEEAVKEILEHMADTLANGERIEVRGFGSFSLHYRAPRVGRNPKTGDKVELEGKYVPHFKPGKELRDRVNIYGQ from the coding sequence ATGACCAAGTCTGAATTAATTGAAAGACTGGCTAGCCAGCAGTCTCATCTTTCAGCAAAAACCGTTGAGGAAGCTGTAAAGGAAATTCTTGAGCATATGGCGGATACGTTAGCTAACGGTGAGCGTATTGAAGTCCGTGGTTTCGGCAGTTTTTCTCTTCACTACCGTGCTCCACGCGTTGGCCGTAACCCAAAAACTGGTGATAAAGTGGAACTAGAAGGTAAATATGTTCCTCATTTTAAACCAGGTAAAGAATTACGTGATCGTGTAAATATTTACGGCCAATAA